From one Macaca nemestrina isolate mMacNem1 chromosome 5, mMacNem.hap1, whole genome shotgun sequence genomic stretch:
- the LOC105489594 gene encoding pre T-cell antigen receptor alpha isoform X1, with protein MAGTWLLFLLALGCPTLPTGVGGTPFPSLAPPITLLADGKQQMVVVCLVLDVAPPGFDSPIWFSAGNGSALDAFTYGPSPATDGTWTSLAHLSLPSEELASWETLVCHTGPGAEGHSRSTQPLQLSGEASTARTCPWEPLRGMPGGVLWLGVLRLLLFKLLLFDLLLTCSRLRHPEGPLPSPAAATRLRALGSHRLYLATETGGREATSSPRPQPRDHGWSDTPPGRKPGSPVWEEGSYLSRYPTCPAQAWCSRSDRRIPSSSLGAFFACDLPPPLQAGAA; from the exons GTGTGGGTGGCACACCCTTTCCTTCTCTGGCCCCACCAATCACGCTACTGGCGGATGGAAAACAGCAGATGGTGGTGGTCTGCCTGGTCCTTGATGTTGCACCCCCTGGCTTTGACAGCCCCATCTGGTTCTCAGCCGGCAACGGTAGTGCACTGGATGCCTTCACCTATGGCCCTTCCCCAGCAACGGATGGCACCTGGACCAGCTTGGCCCATCTCTCCCTGCCCTCTGAGGAGCTGGCATCCTGGGAGACTTTGGTCTGCCACACTGGGCCTGGGGCTGAGGGCCACAGCAGGAGTACACAGCCCCTGCAGCTGTCAG GAGAGGCTTCTACAGCCAGGACCTGCCCCTGGGAGCCTCTCAGGG GGATGCCGGGCGGGGTCCTGTGGCTGGGGGTGCTGCGGCTGCTGCTCTTCAAGCTGCTGCTGTTTGACCTGCTCCTGACCTGCAGCCGCCTGCGCCACCCCGAGGGCCCACTGCCTTCCCCCGCAGCTGCCACCCGCCTGCGAGCCCTCGGCTCCCACCGACTGTACCTGGCCACGGAGACTGGGGGACGAGAGGCCACCAGTTCACCCAGGCCCCAGCCTCGGGACCATGGCTGGAGTGACACCCCTCCGGGTCGGAAGCCTGGGAGCCCAGTCTGGGAGGAGGGGTCTTACCTCAGCAGATACCCCACCTGCCCAGCACAGGCCTGGTGCTCAAGATCTGACCGCAGGATTCCTTCCTCGAGTCTTGGAGCATTTTTTGCATGTgacctgcctcctcctctgcaGGCTGGAGCTGCCTGA
- the LOC105489594 gene encoding pre T-cell antigen receptor alpha isoform X3, which yields MVVVCLVLDVAPPGFDSPIWFSAGNGSALDAFTYGPSPATDGTWTSLAHLSLPSEELASWETLVCHTGPGAEGHSRSTQPLQLSGEASTARTCPWEPLRGMPGGVLWLGVLRLLLFKLLLFDLLLTCSRLRHPEGPLPSPAAATRLRALGSHRLYLATETGGREATSSPRPQPRDHGWSDTPPGRKPGSPVWEEGSYLSRYPTCPAQAWCSRSDRRIPSSSLGAFFACDLPPPLQAGAA from the exons ATGGTGGTGGTCTGCCTGGTCCTTGATGTTGCACCCCCTGGCTTTGACAGCCCCATCTGGTTCTCAGCCGGCAACGGTAGTGCACTGGATGCCTTCACCTATGGCCCTTCCCCAGCAACGGATGGCACCTGGACCAGCTTGGCCCATCTCTCCCTGCCCTCTGAGGAGCTGGCATCCTGGGAGACTTTGGTCTGCCACACTGGGCCTGGGGCTGAGGGCCACAGCAGGAGTACACAGCCCCTGCAGCTGTCAG GAGAGGCTTCTACAGCCAGGACCTGCCCCTGGGAGCCTCTCAGGG GGATGCCGGGCGGGGTCCTGTGGCTGGGGGTGCTGCGGCTGCTGCTCTTCAAGCTGCTGCTGTTTGACCTGCTCCTGACCTGCAGCCGCCTGCGCCACCCCGAGGGCCCACTGCCTTCCCCCGCAGCTGCCACCCGCCTGCGAGCCCTCGGCTCCCACCGACTGTACCTGGCCACGGAGACTGGGGGACGAGAGGCCACCAGTTCACCCAGGCCCCAGCCTCGGGACCATGGCTGGAGTGACACCCCTCCGGGTCGGAAGCCTGGGAGCCCAGTCTGGGAGGAGGGGTCTTACCTCAGCAGATACCCCACCTGCCCAGCACAGGCCTGGTGCTCAAGATCTGACCGCAGGATTCCTTCCTCGAGTCTTGGAGCATTTTTTGCATGTgacctgcctcctcctctgcaGGCTGGAGCTGCCTGA
- the LOC105489594 gene encoding pre T-cell antigen receptor alpha isoform X5, translated as MAGTWLLFLLALGCPTLPTGPVSFPSSPEAATAGPIWFSAGNGSALDAFTYGPSPATDGTWTSLAHLSLPSEELASWETLVCHTGPGAEGHSRSTQPLQLSGEASTARTCPWEPLRGMPGGVLWLGVLRLLLFKLLLFDLLLTCSRLRHPEGPLPSPAAATRLRALGSHRLYLATETGGREATSSPRPQPRDHGWSDTPPGRKPGSPVWEEGSYLSRYPTCPAQAWCSRSDRRIPSSSLGAFFACDLPPPLQAGAA; from the exons GTcctgtttccttcccttcctcaccAGAGGCTGCCACAGCTG GCCCCATCTGGTTCTCAGCCGGCAACGGTAGTGCACTGGATGCCTTCACCTATGGCCCTTCCCCAGCAACGGATGGCACCTGGACCAGCTTGGCCCATCTCTCCCTGCCCTCTGAGGAGCTGGCATCCTGGGAGACTTTGGTCTGCCACACTGGGCCTGGGGCTGAGGGCCACAGCAGGAGTACACAGCCCCTGCAGCTGTCAG GAGAGGCTTCTACAGCCAGGACCTGCCCCTGGGAGCCTCTCAGGG GGATGCCGGGCGGGGTCCTGTGGCTGGGGGTGCTGCGGCTGCTGCTCTTCAAGCTGCTGCTGTTTGACCTGCTCCTGACCTGCAGCCGCCTGCGCCACCCCGAGGGCCCACTGCCTTCCCCCGCAGCTGCCACCCGCCTGCGAGCCCTCGGCTCCCACCGACTGTACCTGGCCACGGAGACTGGGGGACGAGAGGCCACCAGTTCACCCAGGCCCCAGCCTCGGGACCATGGCTGGAGTGACACCCCTCCGGGTCGGAAGCCTGGGAGCCCAGTCTGGGAGGAGGGGTCTTACCTCAGCAGATACCCCACCTGCCCAGCACAGGCCTGGTGCTCAAGATCTGACCGCAGGATTCCTTCCTCGAGTCTTGGAGCATTTTTTGCATGTgacctgcctcctcctctgcaGGCTGGAGCTGCCTGA